One genomic window of Mytilus edulis unplaced genomic scaffold, xbMytEdul2.2 SCAFFOLD_557, whole genome shotgun sequence includes the following:
- the LOC139505196 gene encoding uncharacterized protein (The sequence of the model RefSeq protein was modified relative to this genomic sequence to represent the inferred CDS: added 47 bases not found in genome assembly): MEKDKKISDLSNLQEIKVRSSTECATNCGRNDDCFLASFNSITKQCYIGTSVCPVLRTIQTTGWNTIHKTDNCFKTCKGPQPAAYFERFCAGIPNARAYCFTDMELVIKNGVYGNLYCVPGADKLLSLPACGKYVTDILSNLCNGQFDCSVSVGSTTFGTTNCGGGENLYMYYQCAYDDVYCHKLCHTTC; encoded by the exons atggaaaaagataaaaagatatcAGATCTTTCTAATTTACAAGAAATAAAAGTCCGTTCGTCAACGGAATGTGCAACAAACTGTGGACGAAATGATGATTGTTTTCTAGCTTCATTTAATTCTATAACAAAACAGTGTTATATTGGAACTTCTGTTTGTCCTGTTTTAAGGACAATACAAACAACAGGTTGGAATACAATACATAAAACAG ataactgttttaaaacatgtaaag GACCTCAGCCGGCAGCATATTTTGAACGCTTCTGTGCTGGTATACCAAATGCCAGGGCTTACTGCTTCACAGATATGGAGTTGGTGATAAAGAACGGCGTGTATGGAAATCTATACTGCGTTCCAGGGGCAGATAAATTACTGTCGTTACCTGCATGCGGAAAATACGTCACAGATATTTTGTCGAATTTGTGTAATGGACAATTTGACTGTAGCGTATCTGTCGGTTCAACGACATTCGGAACAACGAACTGTGGTGGAGGGGAAAATTTGTATATGTATTATCAGTGTG